One Clavelina lepadiformis chromosome 1, kaClaLepa1.1, whole genome shotgun sequence genomic region harbors:
- the LOC143444248 gene encoding leucine-rich repeat and coiled-coil domain-containing protein 1-like has product MISYILKYSMTDIYGENILLIGKNLTSLPSIPLPANVKTINVHCNNIEKIEGTDGLLHLEHLDVSSNKLTSTDGLNDLISLKFLNLASNFIHALSNFENLTRLVYLNLSYNKLESINGLIELHGPNSHLETIELHGNNLTDVNHVIACLQGIISLKHLVLQQGPHNNPICHVAQYRQRLLNCLPQLQTLDHLDRMGIYTELPMADDLSSFDEFIFDENSIASSNPKEHVIDDVAMSQLNEKSISTPHIDAVLAARRSCSSSGTTVVKPPKKITMSPEQSLTSMEVSTRLHVASPTPKKQTQYKNPLKEASSNVPSTESEVSSPAPPKRYALTRKLVHKGGKGLRKPVKPKKAITSSTAFHGKGDGVMDKTLEKQTYVSLLKELESERERRWKAEQASRKLVTAIRDMQAEQSEGKSLQNMAADAAERLKKALLAERDISGALKQENQKQTEKIEGLEEKLAATAKEKMSAIRTLQNALSKSNVELSKLKSVRSKEKQEMECKLCTVKANQEALNLKNEQLQTKLNELQNLLVNRETEYKKSLTGMYSMDNCDFRKAIELHSNELEKRHNQDIAGFKHKVQSLQHDYSQLENEFREALYIESERYKNLSREHYKTSDTLHKNEDLVKTLQEKEEKSRSMVVEMTSIIKEQKAKIIELLKCKEEVLKQYKDRIFCLEQEKEEGKRNGIQLELLKQEKSRLLSQLTATQSVVDGLKEQRKVWGRELAHQGSALAQDRGRLEMKIETLEAEISNLRKGNERDLDALRIKTKVVEDQTETIHKLKEALVDKDKEVRVKLEEELKEQRCLRETIEDLTQENASLQEENLKLNERKQQLKNIIGDANRDHDSLQEEYEKLKKKWIEKGALLSKLEHQVKNITEAGKQRETKVAEERDDAIKSLQVTKKKTDQLVAAYEEQLKLANGSHVKEMERFQRDKREEIERMQNKVVSVENEMSDLLREAEEQKKQMNEKMHKLKSMFHEFS; this is encoded by the coding sequence ATGATAAGTTATATATTAAAGTATTCAATGACTGACATTTATggtgaaaacattttgctgattGGCAAAAACCTTACTAGTTTGCCTTCCATACCTCTACCAGCAAATGTGAAAACAATTAATGTTCACTGTAACAACATTGAAAAGATTGAAGGAACTGACGGGCTTCTGCATTTGGAACATCTTGATGTATCATCAAACAAACTTACATCAACAGATGGattaaatgatttaatttCTCTGAAATTCCTTAACCTAGCTTCAAACTTTATCCATGCGTTGAGTAACTTTGAAAACTTAACAAGACttgtttatttgaatttgTCGTACAACAAACTTGAGTCAATAAATGGATTGATTGAACTTCATGGGCCAAACTCTCACCTAGAAACGATTGAACTGCATGGAAATAATTTGACTGATGTAAATCACGTGATTGCCTGTTTGCAGGGAATAATTAGCTTGAAGCACCTGGTGCTCCAGCAGGGCCCGCACAACAATCCAATATGTCATGTTGCTCAATATAGACAAAGACTGCTCAATTGTTTACCACAATTACAAACTTTGGATCATTTAGATCGGATGGGAATTTATACCGAATTGCCCATGGCTGATGATTTGTCTTCTTTTGATGAgtttatttttgatgaaaaCTCTATAGCATCGTCTAATCCAAAAGAGCATGTAATTGATGATGTAGCAATGTCACAGCTTAACGAAAAATCAATTTCCACCCCCCATATTGATGCTGTACTGGCTGCTCGCAGATCATGCAGTAGCTCTGGGACAACTGTTGTAAAACCTCCCAAAAAGATTACTATGTCACCTGAACAGTCACTCACTTCTATGGAAGTCAGTACTCGTTTACATGTTGCTTCCCCAAccccaaaaaaacaaactcaaTACAAGAACCCTTTAAAAGAAGCTAGTTCTAATGTTCCATCGACTGAAAGCGAGGTTTCATCACCAGCTCCTCCTAAACGATATGCTTTGACACGTAAGCTTGTTCATAAAGGTGGAAAAGGCTTGAGAAAACCAGTTAAGCCCAAGAAGGCAATCACGTCAAGTACAGCGTTCCATGGTAAAGGTGATGGTGTGATGGATAAGACACTTGAAAAACAAACCTATGTCAGCCTTTTGAAAGAACTTGAAAGTGAGAGAGAAAGAAGATGGAAAGCAGAACAGGCAAGTAGAAAGCTTGTAACTGCTATTCGTGACATGCAAGCTGAGCAATCTGAAGGGAAATCACTTCAAAACATGGCAGCAGATGCAGCCGAACGCTTGAAGAAAGCTCTCCTCGCAGAGAGGGATATCAGTGGAGCTTTAAAGCaagaaaatcaaaagcaaacagaaaaaatagaAGGTCTTGAAGAGAAACTGGCTGCCACTGCTAAAGAAAAAATGTCAGCGATTCGAACGTTGCAGAATGCTTTGTCCAAGAGCAATGTTGAGTTGAGCAAATTGAAGTCCGTTCGATCCAAGGAAAAACAAGAAATGGAATGTAAACTTTGCACTGTTAAAGCCAACCAGGAAGCAttgaatttgaaaaatgaacaGTTACAGACTAAACTAAAtgaattacaaaatttgcttgtGAATAGGGAAACTGAATATAAGAAGTCCCTGACTGGAATGTATTCGATGGATAACTGTGATTTCCGAAAAGCAATTGAATTGCACAGCAATGAACTTGAAAAACGACACAACCAGGACATAGCAGGTTTTAAGCATAAAGTTCAGAGCCTGCAACATGACTATTCTCAGCTTGAAAATGAATTTCGTGAAGCGTTGTACATTGAAAGTGAAAGATATAAGAACCTCTCTCGCGAGCATTACAAAACATCTGATACCCTTCATAAAAATGAAGATCTTGTTAAAACCCTTCAAGAGAAAGAAGAAAAATCTCGTTCAATGGTTGTTGAAATGACGAGCATAATCAAGGAGCAAAAAGCAAAGATTATTGAACTATTGAAGTGCAAAGAggaagttttaaaacaatacaaagacAGGATCTTTTGCTTAGAgcaagaaaaagaagaaggtAAAAGAAATGGAATTCAGTTGGAATTACTAAAGCAAGAGAAATCAAGACTATTATCGCAACTGACAGCGACACAGTCAGTTGTCGATGGCCTGAAAGAACAAAGGAAAGTTTGGGGTCGTGAACTTGCCCACCAGGGTTCAGCCTTGGCACAGGATCGAGGTCGTTTAGAGATGAAAATCGAGACACTGGAGGCAGAAATATCCAATCTCCGTAAAGGTAATGAGAGAGATTTAGATGCACTGCGGATTAAGACAAAAGTTGTTGAAGATCAGACAGAAACCATTCACAAACTGAAAGAGGCACTGGTTGATAAAGACAAAGAAGTACGAGTGAAGCTGGAAGAAGAGTTAAAAGAGCAACGTTGCTTGCGGGAAACAATAGAAGATCTAACCCAGGAAAATGCATCTCTGCAGGAGGAAAACCTGAAACTGAATGAGAGGAAACAGCAGTTAAAAAACATCATTGGCGATGCCAACAGGGATCATGATTCCTTGCAGGAAGAGTATGAGAAACTTAAAAAGAAGTGGATCGAAAAAGGAGCACTCCTCTCCAAGCTGGAGCATCAAGTGAAGAACATCACAGAAGCTGGAAAACAGCGAGAGACAAAGGTTGCTGAAGAGCGTGATGATGCTATAAAGTCTCTTCAAGTAACCAAAAAGAAAACTGACCAGCTGGTGGCAGCATATGAGGAACAACTAAAACTTGCGAATGGGTCTCATGTCAAGGAAATGGAACGTTTTCAACGAGATAAACGCGAAGAAATAGAAAGAAtgcaaaacaaagttgtttcggttgaaaatgaaatgagCGACCTTCTGAGGGAGGCAGAGGAGCAGAAGAAACAGATGAACGAGAAAATGCATAAACTGAAGTCGATGTTTCATGAATTCTCCTAA
- the LOC143459235 gene encoding uncharacterized protein LOC143459235: MSLQCKAKLLGSRGDEDEIRRFKVDQDDGTSAEFWTNKLKSLFPALNNLNFKMYWKDSEGDLIQFNTNEEVTEALSLKTGDVFNVTIKKSSKTQESASSSQSGGYAYPSPGWHNFPAYSSSFPRFPDPFTRAPGFSSDHFQRCPDPRWFTYSSMGPRGYPNPQNFGAQRFPSGFQGFSAGDPRFGCFGERDPNGAFSSS; the protein is encoded by the exons ATGAGTTTGCAATGCAAAGCTAAACTTTTGGGAAGCAGAGGCGACGAAGATGAAATTCGTCGTTTTAAGGTAGACCAAGATGACGGAACTAGCGCAGAATTTTGGACAAATAAG TTGAAGTCACTCTTTCCAGCTTTAAACAACCTCAACTTCAAGATGTATTGGAAAGATAGTGAAGGTGACTTGATTCAGTTTAACACAAACGAGGAAGTCACTGAGGCCCTTTCTTTAAAAACAGGAGACGTTTTCAACGTCACTATCAAA aAATCCAGTAAGACACAAGAAAGTGCTTCATCAAGCCAAAGTGGAGGATACGCATATCCGAGTCCTGGATGGCATAATTTTCCCGCTTATTCTTCAAGTTTTCCTAGATTTCCCGATCCCTTCACAAGAGCTCCTGGTTTTTCCAGTGATCATTTTCAAAGGTGTCCGGATCCACGCTGGTTTACTTATTCCTCCATGGGGCCAAGGGGGTACCCGAATCCGCAAAATTTTGGTGCACAAAGATTTCCATCTGGATTTCAAGGATTTTCTGCTGGTGATCCCAGGTTTGGTTGCTTTGGAGAGCGAGACCCAAATGGGGCTTTCTCAAGCTCGTGA